A single region of the Rhipicephalus microplus isolate Deutch F79 chromosome 10, USDA_Rmic, whole genome shotgun sequence genome encodes:
- the LOC142774458 gene encoding uncharacterized protein LOC142774458 produces the protein MPFAEYVLTGFDGFLERRRIAFIEPLPATRVCSSCGLVPSQSALLPCGHVLCLICKGMTVKEVKCPLDGRVFADTQVVSLSFRQSDLEQLHVRCIAGGEHCSFAGKLSDLECHLAHCSQDEVKCCRCSQTLVRGVAVQHYQHCDRSIVSGRVVSEEDVKSMVGELGEIRTNLEKLRLRGEAEEKLDKHNVVNVANSLLERVASLEHELQRANTARDVCAIQTAGLVPISSGPFRAASKPDAFIILRTFADVPVMHDKAKSTTYEVVIPLEVCVLAGYSFKLECKLAKDQRDEVHLWFVLSICSGPWDSLLEWPFVKKVTVVLTHPRFPKADVRLPMRMEDYGAVKKPTSGTPNMGSCTEKVSWMAIELNGFIDNKNLYANVEFQ, from the coding sequence ATGCCGTTCGCGGAGTACGTGCTAACGGGATTCGATGGCTTCTTGGAGCGCCGACGCATCGCCTTCATCGAGCCGCTGCCAGCAACTCGAGTCTGTAGCTCGTGCGGTCTGGTGCCTTCCCAATCTGCGTTGCTGCCCTGTGGTCACGTCCTGTGTCTCATCTGTAAAGGAATGACCGTCAAGGAGGTGAAGTGCCCCTTAGACGGCCGCGTTTTCGCGGACACCCAAGTCGTTTCACTGAGCTTCAGGCAGTCCGACTTGGAGCAGCTCCACGTTCGTTGCATCGCAGGTGGCGAACATTGCAGCTTCGCCGGAAAACTGTCGGATCTGGAATGTCACTTGGCCCACTGCAGCCAAGACGAGGTCAAGTGCTGCAGATGTAGCCAGACTCTGGTTCGAGGCGTCGCCGTGCAGCACTACCAACACTGTGACAGAAGCATCGTCTCTGGACGAGTGGTTAGCGAAGAAGACGTCAAGAGCATGGTCGGCGAGCTCGGGGAGATAAGGACGAACCTGGAAAAACTACGACTGCGTGGAGAAGCGGAAGAGAAGCTCGACAAGCACAACGTTGTAAACGTTGCCAACAGTCTATTGGAACGCGTTGCAAGCCTCGAGCATGAGTTGCAGCGAGCCAACACGGCCCGTGATGTCTGCGCGATCCAAACGGCGGGGCTAGTGCCGATATCTAGCGGACCGTTCCGCGCTGCGTCGAAACCCGATGCATTCATCATACTGCGCACCTTCGCGGACGTGCCTGTCATGCACGACAAAGCCAAGAGTACCACCTATGAAGTCGTTATCCCCTTGGAAGTTTGCGTTCTCGCTGGCTACAGTTTCAAGCTAGAATGTAAGCTTGCCAAAGACCAGAGAGACGAAGTGCATCTGTGGTTTGTGCTGAGCATTTGCAGCGGCCCGTGGGACAGCCTCCTGGAGTGGCCTTTCGTGAAGAAGGTAACAGTGGTACTCACTCATCCCCGGTTTCCAAAAGCAGACGTCAGGCTGCCAATGCGCATGGAAGACTACGGTGCGGTCAAGAAGCCGACGTCCGGAACGCCCAACATGGGCAGCTGTACGGAGAAAGTATCGTGGATGGCCATTGAGCtaaacggcttcatcgacaacaaAAACCTGTACGCCAATGTGGAATTTCAGTAG